One part of the Streptococcus sp. oral taxon 431 genome encodes these proteins:
- the udk gene encoding uridine kinase, translating into MQNRPIIIGVTGGSGGGKTSVSKAILSHFPNEKIAMIEHDSYYKDQSHLTFEERIKTNYDHPFAFDTDLMIAQIKELLAGRPVDIPTYDYAAHTRSSKTYRQEPQDVFIVEGILVLEDKRLRDLMDIKIFVDTDDDVRIIRRIKRDMEERGRSLDSVINQYLGVVKPMYHQFIEPTKRYADIVIPEGVTNTVAIDLLTTKIEKILEEARLAQ; encoded by the coding sequence ATGCAAAATAGACCAATCATTATCGGAGTAACAGGGGGATCTGGAGGAGGAAAGACAAGCGTATCTAAAGCAATCTTATCGCATTTTCCAAATGAGAAAATAGCTATGATTGAGCATGATTCCTACTATAAAGATCAATCACATCTAACCTTTGAAGAACGTATCAAGACCAACTACGACCACCCTTTTGCTTTTGATACTGATTTGATGATTGCGCAAATCAAAGAGTTGTTGGCAGGACGTCCAGTTGATATTCCTACCTACGACTATGCTGCCCATACCAGAAGTTCTAAAACCTATCGTCAAGAACCCCAAGATGTCTTTATCGTAGAAGGAATCTTGGTTTTGGAGGACAAACGTCTTCGTGATTTGATGGATATCAAGATTTTCGTAGATACAGATGATGATGTCCGTATCATTCGTCGTATTAAGCGTGATATGGAAGAACGTGGTCGTAGTTTAGATAGCGTTATTAACCAGTATCTTGGTGTAGTGAAACCCATGTATCATCAATTTATCGAGCCAACAAAGCGTTATGCAGATATCGTTATTCCAGAAGGAGTGACCAATACAGTAGCTATTGATTTGTTAACAACAAAGATTGAAAAGATTTTAGAAGAAGCACGTCTTGCCCAATAA
- a CDS encoding ECF transporter S component: MNKRSNIAPIAIFFASMIVIHLLSSIVFNVLPFPIKPTIVHIPVIIASIIYGPRIGAILGFLMGMISLTVNTITILPTSYLFSPFVPNGNLASLAIAIIPRILIGLTPYFVYKLLRNKAGLIFAGALGSLTNTVFVLGGIFFLFGNVFDGNIQKLLATVISTNSIAELIISAILTLVIVPRLEKIKK; encoded by the coding sequence ATGAACAAACGCTCTAATATTGCTCCTATTGCTATCTTTTTTGCCAGCATGATTGTCATTCATTTGCTGAGCTCTATTGTCTTTAATGTCTTGCCATTTCCAATTAAACCAACCATTGTCCATATCCCGGTCATCATTGCTAGTATCATCTACGGACCACGGATTGGGGCTATCTTAGGTTTCTTGATGGGAATGATTAGCTTGACTGTCAATACGATCACTATTCTCCCAACTAGCTACCTCTTCTCTCCTTTTGTACCAAATGGGAATCTAGCTTCACTTGCTATTGCTATTATTCCTCGTATCTTAATCGGTTTGACACCATACTTTGTCTATAAACTCCTCAGAAACAAGGCGGGGCTTATCTTTGCGGGAGCTCTCGGTTCACTTACCAATACTGTATTTGTACTAGGCGGTATCTTCTTCCTTTTTGGAAATGTTTTTGACGGAAATATCCAAAAACTATTAGCTACTGTTATCTCAACAAACTCTATCGCAGAACTGATTATCTCAGCAATACTCACCCTAGTTATTGTTCCGAGACTTGAAAAAATCAAAAAATAA
- the coaC gene encoding phosphopantothenoylcysteine decarboxylase, translating into MARITLAVTGSIASYKAADLVSNLKKQGHSVTVLMTQAATAFIQPLSLQVLSQNTVHLDVMQEPYPDKVNHIELGKETDLFILAPATANTIAKVAYGFADNMVTSTALALPHYIPKLVAPAMNTKMYDHPATQTNLKTLETYGYSIIAPKESLLACGDVGRGALADLDTILQQIKEKLHEQTL; encoded by the coding sequence ATGGCTCGTATTACACTCGCTGTTACAGGCTCTATTGCTTCTTACAAGGCTGCTGATTTGGTTAGTAACTTGAAGAAACAGGGGCATTCTGTTACGGTACTTATGACCCAGGCTGCGACTGCCTTTATCCAACCTTTATCCCTTCAAGTCCTATCTCAAAATACGGTACATCTGGATGTTATGCAGGAACCTTATCCTGACAAAGTCAATCATATCGAACTTGGCAAAGAAACAGATTTGTTTATCCTTGCCCCTGCTACTGCTAATACGATTGCAAAAGTAGCATATGGTTTTGCCGACAACATGGTAACCTCTACTGCTCTTGCCTTGCCCCACTATATTCCAAAACTAGTGGCACCTGCTATGAATACCAAAATGTATGACCATCCAGCAACTCAAACAAACTTAAAAACTTTAGAAACTTATGGTTATTCAATTATTGCTCCAAAAGAGTCCCTACTGGCCTGTGGCGATGTGGGACGTGGTGCTCTCGCTGATCTTGATACTATTTTACAACAGATAAAGGAAAAACTTCATGAACAAACGCTCTAA
- the coaB gene encoding phosphopantothenate--cysteine ligase, which yields MKILVTSGGTSEAIDRVRSITNHSTGRLGKVITEALLKAGHQVCLITTQQALKPAPHSNLSIIEIKDSSGLLREMKRIVPDYQVLIHSMAVSDYSPVYMTGLDQVQASQDLSEFLHKKNMETKISSKDEVQVLFLKKNPKIIALVKEWNPNIHLIGFKLLVDVTKEHLIQIARESLEKNQADLIVANDLTQINADQHLAYLVEKNDYQIATHKQEIADLLVEKIQGFDC from the coding sequence ATGAAAATTTTAGTTACATCTGGTGGTACAAGCGAAGCCATTGATAGAGTTCGCTCCATTACCAACCACTCTACCGGTAGACTTGGTAAAGTAATAACTGAGGCTTTACTAAAGGCTGGGCATCAGGTCTGTCTGATTACTACGCAACAAGCCTTAAAACCAGCTCCACACTCAAATTTATCCATCATTGAAATCAAAGACTCTTCCGGTTTACTTCGAGAGATGAAACGGATTGTTCCTGATTATCAAGTTTTGATTCATTCCATGGCAGTCTCTGACTATAGTCCTGTTTACATGACTGGTCTTGACCAAGTTCAAGCAAGCCAAGATTTAAGTGAGTTTTTGCATAAGAAAAATATGGAAACAAAGATCTCCTCAAAGGATGAGGTGCAAGTCCTATTTCTCAAGAAAAATCCAAAAATTATTGCTCTTGTCAAAGAATGGAACCCCAATATTCATCTCATCGGCTTTAAACTGCTTGTCGATGTTACCAAGGAGCATCTGATTCAAATCGCTAGAGAAAGTCTTGAAAAGAATCAAGCTGACTTGATTGTCGCTAATGACCTCACTCAGATTAATGCTGATCAACACCTGGCTTACCTAGTTGAAAAGAATGATTATCAGATTGCTACCCACAAACAAGAAATTGCTGACTTGTTAGTGGAAAAAATTCAAGGATTTGACTGTTAG
- a CDS encoding formate--tetrahydrofolate ligase, which yields MKTDIEIAQSIELKPIVDVVEKLGISYDDLELYGKYKAKLSFDKIREVESNPVGKLILVTAINPTPAGEGKSTITIGLADALNKIGKKTMIAIREPSLGPVMGIKGGAAGGGYAQVLPMEDINLHFTGDMHAITTANNALSALIDNHLHQGNELGIDQRRILWKRVVDLNDRALRHVTVGLGGPLNGIPREDGFDITVASEIMAILCLATDIEDLKRRLANIVIGYRYDRTPVSVGDLQVEGALALILKDAIKPNLVQTIYGTPAFVHGGPFANIAHGCNSVLATKTALRLADYTVTEAGFGADLGAEKFLDIKTPNLPTAPSAVVIVATLRALKMNGGVAKDALTEENVEAVRAGFANLKRHVENIRKFGIPAVVAINEFVSDTEAEIAALKELCASIDVPVELASVWADGAEGGVTLAETLVKTIDENPANYTRLYDNDLSVQEKIEKIVTEIYRGSKVNFEKKAKTQIAQIVQNGWDKLPICMAKTQYSFSDNPNALGAPENFEITIRELVPKLGAGFIVALTGDVMTMPGLPKRPAALNMDVESDGTVLGLF from the coding sequence ATGAAAACAGATATTGAAATTGCACAGAGTATCGAGTTAAAACCAATCGTTGATGTTGTAGAGAAACTTGGCATCTCTTACGATGATTTGGAATTATATGGAAAATACAAGGCTAAGCTTAGTTTTGATAAGATTCGTGAAGTGGAAAGTAATCCAGTCGGTAAATTGATCCTGGTTACAGCTATCAACCCAACACCTGCTGGTGAAGGAAAGTCAACCATTACCATCGGACTTGCTGATGCTTTGAATAAGATTGGTAAGAAAACGATGATTGCTATTCGCGAACCTTCTCTTGGACCAGTCATGGGGATTAAAGGTGGTGCAGCTGGTGGTGGTTATGCCCAAGTTTTACCAATGGAAGACATCAACCTTCATTTTACTGGGGATATGCACGCTATCACAACTGCAAACAATGCTCTCTCTGCCTTGATTGACAATCACTTGCACCAAGGAAACGAGCTAGGAATTGACCAACGTCGTATTCTTTGGAAACGTGTTGTTGACTTAAACGACCGTGCTCTTCGTCATGTAACTGTTGGACTCGGTGGTCCTCTTAATGGAATTCCTCGCGAAGATGGATTTGATATTACTGTTGCTTCAGAAATCATGGCTATCCTTTGCTTGGCAACTGACATTGAAGATTTGAAACGTCGCTTGGCAAATATCGTCATCGGTTACCGTTATGACCGTACACCTGTTTCAGTGGGTGATCTACAGGTTGAAGGTGCCTTGGCATTGATTTTGAAGGATGCTATCAAACCTAACTTGGTTCAAACAATCTATGGAACACCTGCCTTTGTACATGGTGGACCATTTGCCAATATCGCCCATGGCTGTAACTCAGTTTTGGCAACGAAAACGGCTCTACGTTTAGCAGATTACACAGTGACAGAAGCTGGCTTTGGTGCAGACCTTGGTGCAGAGAAGTTCCTGGATATCAAGACTCCAAACTTGCCAACAGCTCCAAGTGCAGTAGTCATTGTAGCGACTCTTCGTGCCCTTAAAATGAATGGTGGAGTTGCTAAAGATGCTCTGACAGAGGAAAATGTGGAAGCAGTACGTGCTGGATTTGCAAACTTGAAACGCCACGTTGAGAATATCCGTAAGTTTGGTATTCCAGCAGTTGTTGCTATCAATGAATTTGTCTCTGATACAGAAGCAGAAATCGCAGCCTTGAAAGAACTTTGTGCTTCAATCGATGTTCCAGTCGAACTAGCTAGCGTATGGGCTGATGGAGCTGAAGGAGGAGTGACTTTGGCTGAAACTCTCGTCAAAACAATTGACGAAAACCCAGCTAACTATACACGTTTGTATGACAACGACCTTTCTGTTCAAGAAAAAATTGAAAAGATTGTAACTGAAATCTATCGTGGTAGCAAAGTAAACTTTGAGAAGAAAGCTAAAACCCAAATTGCACAAATCGTTCAAAATGGTTGGGATAAACTACCAATCTGTATGGCTAAGACTCAGTACAGTTTCTCAGATAATCCAAACGCACTTGGAGCACCTGAAAACTTTGAAATTACCATTCGTGAATTGGTACCAAAACTTGGTGCAGGCTTTATTGTTGCCCTTACTGGTGATGTCATGACCATGCCTGGACTTCCAAAACGTCCTGCCGCTCTCAACATGGATGTTGAAAGTGATGGAACTGTTCTTGGATTATTCTAA
- the lysS gene encoding lysine--tRNA ligase — MSTEHMEELNDQQIVRREKMAALREQGIDPFGKRFERTANSQELKDKYADLDKEQLHELNETATIAGRLVTKRGKGKVGFAHLQDREGQIQIYVRKDAVGEENYEIFKKADLGDFLGVEGEVMRTDMGELSIKATHITHLSKALRPLPEKFHGLTDVETIYRKRYLDLISNRESFERFVTRSKIISEIRRYLDQKGFLEVETPVLHNEAGGASARPFITHHNAQNIDMVLRIALELHLKRLIVGGMESVYEIGRIFRNEGMDATHNPEFTMIEVYQAYADFQDIMDLTEGIIQHAAKAVKGDGPVNYQGTEIKINEPFKRVHMVDAIKEITGVDFWQDMTFEEAKAIAAEKNVPVEKHYTEVGHIINAFFEEYVEETLIQPTFVYGHPVAVSPLAKKNPEDERFTDRFELFIMTKEYGNAYSELNDPIDQLSRFKAQAKAKELGDDEATGIDYDYIEALEYGMPPTGGLGIGIDRLCMLLTDTTTIRDVLLFPTMK, encoded by the coding sequence ATGTCAACAGAACATATGGAAGAACTAAATGACCAGCAGATCGTTCGCCGTGAAAAAATGGCTGCGCTCCGCGAACAAGGAATCGATCCATTCGGTAAACGATTTGAACGCACTGCTAACTCACAAGAATTAAAAGATAAATATGCTGATCTCGATAAGGAACAACTACATGAATTGAACGAAACTGCTACTATTGCAGGTCGTCTTGTTACCAAACGTGGTAAAGGTAAGGTTGGATTTGCCCACCTTCAAGACCGCGAAGGTCAAATCCAAATCTACGTTCGTAAAGATGCTGTCGGTGAAGAAAACTACGAAATCTTTAAAAAGGCTGACTTAGGAGACTTCCTTGGTGTCGAAGGTGAAGTGATGCGTACAGATATGGGAGAACTCTCTATCAAGGCTACACATATTACTCACTTGTCCAAAGCCCTTCGTCCGCTTCCAGAGAAATTCCACGGTTTAACAGACGTTGAAACTATTTACCGTAAACGTTACCTTGATTTGATTTCAAACCGTGAAAGCTTTGAACGCTTTGTTACCCGCTCAAAAATTATCTCTGAAATCCGTCGTTATCTTGATCAAAAAGGCTTCCTTGAAGTGGAAACACCTGTTCTTCACAATGAAGCTGGTGGAGCATCTGCGCGTCCATTTATCACTCACCATAATGCTCAAAATATTGATATGGTACTTCGGATAGCTCTAGAACTTCATCTCAAACGTCTAATTGTCGGTGGTATGGAAAGTGTCTATGAGATTGGCCGTATCTTCCGTAACGAAGGAATGGATGCAACTCATAATCCTGAATTTACTATGATTGAGGTTTACCAAGCTTATGCAGACTTCCAAGACATTATGGACTTAACTGAAGGCATTATCCAACACGCTGCTAAAGCTGTTAAAGGCGATGGCCCAGTCAACTACCAAGGTACTGAAATCAAGATCAACGAACCATTCAAACGTGTTCACATGGTTGATGCTATCAAGGAAATTACAGGTGTCGATTTCTGGCAAGACATGACTTTCGAAGAAGCAAAAGCTATTGCTGCTGAGAAGAACGTTCCAGTTGAGAAACACTATACTGAAGTTGGGCACATTATCAATGCTTTCTTTGAAGAATATGTAGAAGAAACGTTGATCCAACCAACCTTTGTCTATGGACATCCAGTAGCTGTATCTCCACTTGCTAAGAAGAATCCTGAAGACGAGCGCTTTACCGACCGTTTTGAACTCTTCATCATGACTAAAGAATACGGAAATGCCTATTCTGAGTTGAATGATCCAATCGACCAACTTAGCCGTTTCAAAGCTCAAGCTAAAGCCAAAGAACTTGGTGACGATGAAGCAACAGGCATTGACTACGATTACATCGAAGCACTTGAATATGGTATGCCTCCAACAGGTGGTTTGGGAATCGGTATCGACCGTCTCTGCATGCTCCTCACTGATACTACTACTATCCGTGATGTATTGCTCTTCCCAACTATGAAATAA
- a CDS encoding histidine phosphatase family protein: MKFYFIRHGKTLWNLEGRFQGASGDSPLLEESIETLKKLGQYLQETPFDVIYSSDLPRAKTSAQIIQSQLKVSCPLVEIASLREWQLGKLEGAKFATLEAIYPEQLKAFRTNLAKFDSTLFGAESVYQTTQRTTQFVKSLESKPFEHVMIVGHGANLTASIRTLLGYDTPLLRKDGGLANASVTILETQDFTNFNLIVWNDTSYQDNN, encoded by the coding sequence ATGAAATTCTATTTTATTCGTCACGGTAAAACACTTTGGAATCTTGAGGGACGTTTTCAAGGAGCAAGTGGTGACTCTCCACTCCTTGAGGAATCCATTGAGACCTTAAAAAAATTGGGGCAGTATCTCCAAGAAACTCCATTTGATGTGATTTATTCTAGTGATCTTCCTCGGGCTAAAACTTCTGCTCAAATTATCCAAAGTCAACTGAAAGTCAGTTGTCCTTTAGTAGAAATAGCCTCTCTAAGAGAGTGGCAACTCGGGAAACTTGAAGGAGCAAAATTTGCAACCTTGGAAGCCATCTATCCCGAGCAATTAAAAGCTTTTCGTACCAATCTTGCTAAGTTTGATTCGACTTTGTTTGGTGCAGAGTCTGTCTATCAAACAACTCAGCGTACCACTCAATTTGTCAAATCATTAGAGTCCAAACCTTTTGAACATGTCATGATTGTTGGTCACGGAGCCAATCTTACAGCCAGTATTCGAACTCTTCTAGGATATGATACTCCGCTACTTAGAAAAGATGGGGGTCTAGCAAATGCTAGTGTTACTATTCTGGAAACCCAAGACTTTACAAACTTCAACCTCATAGTCTGGAACGACACTTCTTACCAAGATAATAACTGA
- a CDS encoding aminoacyl-tRNA deacylase has protein sequence MAKKVKVKKTLVQQILTKAGINHTGIQINALEGEMPQGYEKSQIFKTLALLGDKTGPIIGILPITEHLSEKKLAKISGNKKVSMIPQKDLEKTTGYIHGANNPVGIRQKHNFPIFIDQTAIKLEEMIVSAGEVGHSIIINPQDLATFVKAEFADILEVSNT, from the coding sequence ATGGCAAAAAAAGTAAAAGTCAAGAAAACCTTGGTCCAACAAATTTTAACCAAGGCAGGAATAAACCATACAGGTATTCAAATTAATGCCCTGGAAGGTGAGATGCCTCAAGGTTATGAAAAGAGTCAGATTTTTAAGACTCTAGCACTGCTGGGAGATAAGACTGGACCCATTATCGGTATCCTTCCTATCACTGAACATCTTTCTGAAAAGAAACTAGCTAAGATTTCTGGTAATAAGAAAGTCAGCATGATTCCACAAAAAGACCTAGAAAAAACAACAGGCTATATCCACGGTGCCAATAATCCAGTTGGGATTCGTCAAAAACATAACTTTCCTATCTTTATCGATCAAACTGCTATTAAACTGGAGGAAATGATTGTTTCCGCAGGGGAAGTAGGTCATAGTATCATTATCAACCCTCAAGATCTAGCAACCTTTGTTAAAGCTGAATTTGCAGATATCTTGGAGGTAAGTAACACATGA
- a CDS encoding DUF368 domain-containing protein: MLSWLSKIIKGIVIALGFILPGISGGVLAAILGIYERMIRFLAHPFKNLKEDLLFFLPVGIGMLLGIGLFSYPIEYLLENYQVYVLWSFAGAIIGTIPSLVKESTRDSDRDKVDHIWFWATFIISGLALYALNFVVGSLSASFLNFTLAGCLLALGILVPGLSPSNLLLILGLYGPMLTGFKTFDLLGTFLPIGIGLLITLIIFSKFMDYALRLYHSRVYHFIIGIVLSSTLLILIPNAGNAESISYSGLSLVSYVLIAFFFALGIWLGIWMSQLEDKYK; the protein is encoded by the coding sequence ATGTTATCATGGCTATCAAAAATTATTAAGGGAATTGTAATCGCCCTAGGTTTCATTCTACCAGGGATTTCTGGTGGCGTTCTTGCCGCTATCTTAGGAATTTATGAGAGAATGATTCGTTTTCTTGCCCATCCTTTTAAGAATTTAAAAGAAGATTTGCTCTTTTTCCTTCCTGTCGGTATTGGGATGTTACTGGGCATCGGACTTTTCTCTTATCCAATTGAGTATCTTTTAGAAAATTATCAAGTTTATGTATTGTGGAGTTTTGCTGGAGCTATCATTGGTACCATCCCAAGTCTTGTCAAAGAATCAACTCGTGATTCTGACAGAGATAAGGTTGACCACATATGGTTTTGGGCAACCTTCATCATCTCAGGTCTTGCCCTCTACGCCTTGAATTTTGTAGTTGGTTCTCTATCTGCAAGCTTCCTTAACTTTACACTGGCTGGTTGTTTGTTGGCGCTTGGAATTTTGGTTCCAGGGCTTAGTCCTTCCAATCTTCTCTTGATTCTTGGGCTTTATGGCCCTATGTTAACAGGGTTCAAGACTTTTGATTTGTTAGGAACCTTCTTACCAATTGGGATTGGGCTTCTTATCACTCTGATTATCTTTTCAAAATTCATGGACTACGCTCTTCGCCTATATCACTCACGTGTGTATCATTTTATCATTGGAATTGTACTATCAAGTACACTTTTGATCCTTATTCCAAACGCTGGCAATGCTGAAAGTATCAGTTACAGTGGTTTGTCTCTAGTTTCATATGTACTGATTGCTTTCTTCTTTGCACTAGGGATTTGGTTGGGAATCTGGATGAGTCAATTGGAGGATAAGTATAAATAA
- a CDS encoding glycoside hydrolase family 25 protein: MRKKINPVFIFTVLATILGILIINRPKFEDHPVKTKQNPVQVETQALHNINKPIIDVSGWQRPSEINYDTLTQNISGAIVRVHSGAQVSIENDSSFKNGVDKAYKEHITEFQKRNVPVAVYAYVAGKNVEEMEKAAEAFYNAASPYNPSYYWLDVEEKTMSDMNQGVEAFRAKLASLGAKNIGIYVGVYFMEEHSISIDNYSAIWIPSYGTNSGHYESAPKTDLSYDLHQYTSHGNLGGFEHHLDLNLISSSKNKEETFRKLFLNP, encoded by the coding sequence ATGAGAAAGAAAATAAATCCTGTTTTTATTTTTACTGTATTAGCGACTATCTTGGGTATTTTAATCATTAACAGACCCAAGTTTGAAGACCATCCAGTCAAAACAAAGCAAAATCCAGTTCAAGTAGAAACTCAAGCTTTACATAATATCAACAAGCCGATTATTGATGTTTCTGGCTGGCAAAGACCATCTGAGATTAATTATGACACCTTAACTCAAAATATTTCAGGTGCGATTGTTCGGGTTCATAGTGGAGCTCAAGTTTCTATTGAAAACGATTCTTCATTCAAAAATGGAGTCGATAAGGCTTATAAAGAACATATCACTGAATTCCAAAAACGAAATGTTCCAGTTGCTGTTTACGCCTATGTAGCTGGAAAAAATGTCGAAGAAATGGAAAAAGCTGCTGAAGCCTTCTATAACGCCGCTTCTCCTTACAATCCTAGCTACTATTGGCTTGATGTTGAAGAAAAGACTATGTCTGACATGAATCAGGGCGTTGAGGCCTTTCGTGCCAAATTAGCTTCATTGGGAGCAAAAAATATTGGTATCTATGTTGGTGTTTACTTTATGGAGGAACATAGTATCAGCATTGATAATTACTCGGCTATCTGGATACCTTCCTATGGAACCAACTCAGGTCACTATGAGAGTGCTCCAAAAACAGATCTTAGCTACGACCTTCACCAATACACTTCCCATGGAAATCTTGGTGGATTTGAACATCACCTCGATTTGAACCTCATTTCTTCATCAAAGAACAAGGAAGAAACCTTTAGAAAATTATTTTTAAATCCTTAA
- the glmU gene encoding bifunctional UDP-N-acetylglucosamine diphosphorylase/glucosamine-1-phosphate N-acetyltransferase GlmU: MANYAVILAAGKGTRMKSDLPKVMHKVAGISMLEHVFHSVGAIKPEKTVTVVGHKAELVEQVLAGQTDFVRQSEQIGTGHAVMMAEPILEGLSGQTLVIAGDTPLITGESLKNLIDFHINHKNVATILTAEAEDPFGYGRIVRNENAEVLRIVEQKDATDFEKQIKEINTGTYVFDNARLFEALKNINTNNAQGEYYITDVIGIFREAGEKVGAYTLKDFDESLGVNDRVALATAEGIMRRRINQAHMVNGVSFVNPEATYIDIDVEIAPEVQIEANVTLKGSSKIGAGTVLTNGTYIVDSSIGSGAVITNSMIEESTVADGVTVGPYAHIRPGSSLAKDVHIGNFVEVKGSSIGENTKAGHLTYIGNCEVGSDVNFGAGTITVNYDGQHKFKTTIGNNVFVGSNSTIIAPVELGDNSLVGAGSTITKDVPADAIAIGRGRQVNKDEYATRLPHHPNNK, encoded by the coding sequence ATGGCAAATTATGCAGTTATTTTAGCAGCGGGTAAAGGTACTCGTATGAAATCAGATCTACCAAAAGTCATGCACAAGGTTGCAGGAATTTCTATGCTGGAGCATGTTTTTCATAGCGTGGGTGCTATCAAACCTGAAAAAACAGTAACGGTTGTTGGTCATAAGGCAGAGCTAGTTGAACAAGTTTTAGCTGGTCAAACTGATTTTGTGAGACAGTCTGAACAAATAGGTACAGGTCATGCAGTCATGATGGCTGAGCCAATTCTTGAAGGTCTTTCTGGTCAAACATTGGTCATCGCTGGTGATACACCATTAATCACTGGAGAAAGTCTTAAAAATTTGATTGATTTCCACATAAATCACAAGAATGTAGCTACAATCCTTACGGCAGAAGCTGAAGATCCGTTTGGTTATGGACGTATTGTTCGTAACGAGAATGCTGAAGTGCTTCGTATCGTGGAGCAGAAGGATGCGACTGATTTTGAAAAACAAATCAAGGAGATCAATACAGGAACCTATGTCTTTGATAATGCTCGTCTCTTTGAAGCACTTAAGAATATCAATACCAATAACGCTCAAGGCGAATACTACATCACAGATGTGATTGGTATTTTCCGTGAAGCAGGGGAAAAAGTTGGTGCTTATACTCTAAAAGACTTTGATGAAAGTCTCGGAGTTAATGACCGTGTTGCCCTTGCGACAGCTGAAGGCATTATGCGTCGCCGTATTAACCAAGCGCACATGGTCAATGGGGTTAGTTTTGTGAATCCTGAAGCTACTTACATTGACATTGATGTTGAAATCGCTCCAGAAGTTCAAATCGAAGCAAATGTAACCCTCAAAGGTTCTAGTAAGATTGGTGCAGGAACTGTTTTGACCAACGGAACTTATATCGTTGATAGTAGTATCGGTTCAGGGGCAGTGATTACAAACTCGATGATTGAAGAAAGCACGGTTGCTGATGGTGTTACAGTTGGACCATATGCTCATATCCGTCCAGGCTCAAGTCTTGCAAAAGATGTGCATATCGGGAACTTTGTTGAAGTCAAAGGATCTAGCATCGGTGAAAATACAAAAGCTGGTCATTTAACTTATATTGGTAACTGTGAGGTTGGTAGTGATGTCAACTTCGGTGCAGGAACGATCACTGTAAATTACGATGGTCAACACAAATTTAAAACAACCATTGGAAACAATGTTTTCGTTGGATCAAATTCAACCATTATTGCTCCAGTAGAACTTGGAGATAACTCTCTTGTTGGAGCAGGTTCAACCATTACTAAGGATGTCCCAGCTGATGCCATTGCTATTGGACGAGGTCGTCAAGTCAATAAGGATGAATATGCAACTCGCCTCCCTCATCATCCTAACAATAAATAG
- a CDS encoding NUDIX hydrolase — protein MEFEEKTISRKEIYKGPIFQLVQDQVELPSGKGRAQRDLIFHNGAVCVLAVTPENKIVLVKQYRKAIEKISYEIPAGKLEIGENADPEAAALRELEEEAAYTGKLSLVYDFYSAIGFCNERLKLYLASDLTKVENPRPQDEDETLELLEVSLDQAKALIQSGDICDAKTIMAIQYWELQKNSGGTHG, from the coding sequence ATGGAATTCGAAGAAAAGACTATAAGTCGTAAAGAAATCTATAAAGGACCGATCTTCCAATTGGTTCAAGACCAGGTTGAACTACCTTCTGGCAAAGGTAGAGCGCAACGTGATTTGATTTTCCACAATGGAGCAGTTTGTGTCCTTGCAGTCACTCCAGAAAATAAGATTGTCCTTGTTAAACAATATCGCAAGGCGATTGAAAAAATCTCTTATGAAATTCCTGCAGGTAAACTTGAAATCGGGGAGAATGCAGATCCAGAAGCAGCAGCCCTTCGTGAATTAGAGGAAGAGGCAGCCTATACTGGCAAATTAAGCCTTGTCTATGATTTTTACTCAGCGATTGGATTTTGTAACGAGCGCTTAAAACTTTACTTGGCAAGTGATTTGACAAAAGTTGAAAATCCTCGTCCTCAGGATGAAGATGAGACTTTGGAGTTGCTTGAAGTCAGTCTAGACCAAGCTAAAGCACTGATCCAGTCAGGAGATATTTGTGATGCCAAGACCATCATGGCTATCCAGTACTGGGAATTACAAAAAAATAGTGGAGGAACCCATGGGTAA